A genome region from Vibrio tapetis subsp. tapetis includes the following:
- a CDS encoding DUF1853 family protein, which translates to MVGESLMQWVQNRPSVLMEKPPVVGYSPFSLLDIEERPIYLNHSRLGFVYQDVCAQLFRLSKTYHIEAEEIQLFDQKRTLGAIDFIIRNLEKSELEHWEVAVKFYLLHDKKWFGPNAADRLDIKLSRMLNHQLEMSNTHSFIDRHPNWTSIKPKLLMQGRLHINPFSPEPIPTHSLGYEIQPDSIDGFWCFYSQRHLITSSLYSLTKIQWTTGTHCFSNPIDNLSESRVTYAQTENNEFWFIVPDDWPNNVRD; encoded by the coding sequence ATGGTTGGGGAAAGTTTAATGCAATGGGTGCAAAACCGCCCTTCAGTTCTAATGGAAAAGCCGCCCGTGGTAGGTTACTCACCATTTTCCTTACTCGATATCGAAGAACGGCCAATCTACCTAAATCACTCTCGCCTTGGCTTTGTCTATCAAGATGTATGCGCTCAGTTGTTTCGGTTATCGAAGACTTATCACATAGAAGCCGAAGAAATACAGCTATTCGATCAAAAACGAACCTTAGGCGCCATCGACTTTATTATTCGTAACCTTGAGAAATCCGAACTGGAGCACTGGGAGGTCGCGGTCAAATTCTATCTACTGCACGACAAAAAGTGGTTTGGGCCAAACGCTGCAGATCGCCTCGACATCAAGTTAAGCAGAATGCTGAACCATCAATTGGAGATGTCTAACACTCACTCATTTATCGATCGTCACCCTAATTGGACGAGTATAAAGCCAAAACTTTTGATGCAAGGACGATTGCATATTAACCCATTTTCTCCCGAACCCATTCCTACACATAGTTTAGGGTATGAGATACAGCCCGACTCGATTGACGGATTTTGGTGTTTTTACTCCCAGCGACATCTGATTACTTCGTCACTCTATTCCCTCACTAAAATCCAGTGGACAACAGGTACTCATTGCTTCTCAAATCCAATTGATAATCTCTCCGAGAGTCGTGTTACTTACGCTCAAACAGAAAACAACGAGTTTTGGTTTATTGTTCCTGACGATTGGCCTAATAATGTTCGCGACTAA
- the sdhC gene encoding succinate dehydrogenase cytochrome b556 subunit, with translation MSKPVKDRKSRPVNLDLQTVHFPITAIASILHRVAGVITFVAIGILLWLLSVSLSSPLGFKQAYDLVDGFFVTFILWGILTALAYHIVGGLRHLAMDLGYFEELESGAMSAKVSFIITGVLSLLAGILVW, from the coding sequence GTGAGCAAGCCCGTGAAAGATAGAAAGTCAAGACCTGTTAATTTAGATTTACAGACCGTTCACTTTCCTATTACTGCTATTGCATCAATCCTGCATCGAGTTGCAGGTGTGATCACGTTTGTAGCAATAGGAATTTTGCTGTGGTTGTTGTCCGTATCGTTGTCGTCCCCCCTTGGTTTTAAACAAGCTTATGATTTAGTCGATGGTTTCTTTGTCACCTTTATTTTATGGGGCATTCTAACTGCATTGGCATATCACATTGTTGGTGGCCTACGCCATCTCGCAATGGACCTTGGTTATTTTGAAGAACTCGAATCAGGAGCGATGAGCGCGAAAGTCTCGTTTATCATTACTGGTGTACTGTCTCTTCTTGCGGGGATACTAGTATGGTAA
- a CDS encoding succinate dehydrogenase iron-sulfur subunit, with the protein MKLTFSLYRYNPDADKKPYMKDYTLEVEEGSDMMLLDALILLKEQDPTIAFRRSCREGVCGSDGLNMNGKNGLACITSLSDLIGKDKIVIRPLPGLPVVRDLIVDMTQFYDNYEKVKPYLVSDGNVPPSRENLQLPEDRAHLDGLYECIMCACCTTSCPSFWWNPDKFIGPAGLLAAYRWLIDSRDSATDERLSDLDDAFSVFRCHGIMNCVSVCPKGLNPTKAIGHIKTMLINRSV; encoded by the coding sequence ATGAAACTGACTTTCTCTCTTTACCGCTATAACCCTGATGCGGATAAAAAGCCTTACATGAAAGATTACACTCTTGAAGTTGAAGAGGGATCAGACATGATGCTACTGGATGCGCTTATCTTGTTGAAAGAGCAAGATCCAACGATCGCATTCCGTCGTTCTTGTCGTGAAGGTGTCTGTGGTTCAGATGGCTTGAACATGAATGGTAAAAATGGCTTGGCGTGTATTACTTCTTTGTCTGACCTAATTGGCAAAGACAAGATTGTTATTCGCCCTTTGCCTGGACTGCCTGTTGTTCGAGATTTGATCGTTGACATGACACAGTTTTACGATAATTACGAAAAAGTGAAACCTTATTTGGTCTCCGATGGCAACGTACCGCCATCGCGTGAAAACCTTCAGCTTCCAGAAGATAGAGCGCATTTAGATGGATTGTATGAATGCATTATGTGTGCATGTTGTACGACGTCGTGCCCTTCATTCTGGTGGAACCCTGATAAATTCATCGGACCAGCTGGTTTACTTGCTGCGTACCGCTGGTTAATTGATAGCCGCGATAGTGCAACAGATGAACGTTTATCTGATCTTGACGATGCATTTAGCGTTTTTCGTTGCCATGGCATCATGAACTGTGTAAGTGTTTGTCCTAAGGGATTAAATCCGACGAAAGCGATAGGTCATATTAAAACGATGTTGATTAATCGTTCTGTGTGA
- the sdhA gene encoding succinate dehydrogenase flavoprotein subunit, translated as MTIPVREFDAVVIGAGGAGMRAALQISEQGLSCALLSKVFPTRSHTVSAQGGITVALGNAHEDHWEQHMYDTVKGSDYIGDQDAIEYMCKNGPESVIELEKMGLPFSRFDNGTIYQRPFGGQSKNFGGEQAARTAAAADRTGHALLHTLYQQNIKHKTTIFSEWYALDLVKNEDGAILGTTALCMETGEVCYFKSKATILATGGAGRIYASTTNAHINTGDGVGMAIRAGVPMQDIEMWQFHPTGIAGAGVLVTEGCRGEGGYLLNKDGERFMERYAPNAKDLAGRDVVARSMMIEIREGRGCDGPWGPHIKLKLDHLGKEVLESRLPGVCELSRTFAHVDPVKEPIPVIPTCHYMMGGVPTQVSGQAIKQDSQGNDVEVHGLYACGEIASVSVHGANRLGGNSLLDLVVFGRATGLHLGETLKAQTEAKPATEDDIQASLARYNRWEDSTGGEDPVQIRKDLQQCMQNNFSVFREGDAMAKGLEELKVIRERLKNAHLADKSTEFNTQRIECLELENLMETAYATAVAANFRTESRGAHARFDFPDRDDSTWLCHSVYDPETESMSKRDVNMEPIHRDAFPPKARVY; from the coding sequence GTGACTATTCCTGTTCGTGAATTCGATGCCGTGGTAATCGGCGCTGGTGGTGCGGGTATGCGCGCTGCCCTTCAAATTTCTGAGCAAGGCCTTAGCTGTGCCTTGTTATCTAAAGTATTTCCAACCCGTTCTCATACTGTGTCCGCTCAAGGGGGCATTACTGTTGCTCTTGGTAATGCGCACGAAGATCATTGGGAACAACACATGTACGACACGGTGAAAGGTTCTGATTACATTGGTGATCAAGATGCCATCGAGTACATGTGTAAAAATGGTCCAGAATCGGTAATCGAACTTGAAAAGATGGGGCTGCCATTTTCTCGTTTCGATAACGGAACGATCTACCAACGACCATTCGGTGGCCAATCTAAAAATTTTGGTGGTGAACAAGCGGCGCGTACGGCAGCTGCGGCAGACCGTACAGGTCATGCCTTGCTTCATACGTTGTATCAGCAGAACATCAAACACAAAACGACCATTTTCTCAGAGTGGTACGCGCTTGATTTAGTAAAAAATGAAGACGGGGCGATTCTTGGTACAACAGCACTATGTATGGAAACCGGTGAGGTTTGTTATTTCAAATCGAAAGCCACCATATTAGCGACAGGTGGTGCTGGTCGAATTTACGCTTCTACCACGAATGCGCACATCAATACTGGTGATGGTGTTGGCATGGCAATCCGTGCTGGCGTACCAATGCAAGATATCGAAATGTGGCAATTCCACCCGACAGGCATTGCTGGTGCGGGTGTACTGGTAACAGAAGGTTGTCGTGGTGAAGGTGGTTATCTGCTGAACAAAGACGGCGAACGCTTTATGGAGCGTTATGCACCAAACGCAAAAGATCTTGCAGGCCGTGATGTTGTCGCGCGTTCAATGATGATTGAGATTCGTGAAGGACGTGGCTGTGATGGACCATGGGGCCCACACATCAAACTTAAGCTCGATCATCTAGGTAAAGAGGTACTTGAATCTCGCTTACCTGGCGTATGTGAACTATCTCGTACGTTTGCGCATGTGGATCCTGTAAAAGAGCCGATTCCAGTAATTCCTACTTGTCACTACATGATGGGGGGCGTACCAACTCAAGTCTCCGGTCAAGCGATTAAACAAGACAGCCAAGGTAACGACGTAGAAGTTCATGGTTTGTATGCTTGTGGTGAAATTGCTTCGGTATCGGTTCATGGGGCTAACCGACTAGGTGGTAATTCACTGTTGGATTTAGTGGTATTTGGCCGTGCAACAGGCTTACACCTTGGCGAAACGCTAAAAGCTCAAACGGAAGCTAAACCAGCGACTGAAGATGATATTCAAGCTTCACTGGCTCGTTACAATCGTTGGGAAGACAGCACGGGTGGTGAAGATCCTGTGCAAATTCGTAAAGACCTACAGCAGTGCATGCAAAATAACTTCTCGGTGTTCCGTGAAGGCGATGCAATGGCAAAAGGCTTGGAAGAACTTAAAGTGATTCGTGAGCGACTGAAAAATGCGCACCTTGCAGATAAGTCGACAGAGTTTAATACCCAACGCATTGAGTGTTTAGAGCTAGAAAACTTAATGGAGACGGCTTACGCGACAGCAGTAGCGGCTAACTTTAGAACCGAAAGCCGTGGTGCTCACGCGCGTTTCGATTTCCCAGACCGTGATGACAGCACTTGGTTGTGTCATTCAGTTTACGACCCAGAGACAGAATCTATGTCTAAGCGTGACGTAAACATGGAACCAATCCATCGTGATGCATTTCCGCCTAAAGCACGTGTCTACTAA
- the pgm gene encoding phosphoglucomutase (alpha-D-glucose-1,6-bisphosphate-dependent): MAIHPRAGQKASQEDLHNIPALVANYFLLKPDANNADHKVQFGTSGHRGTADKYSFNEDHILAIAQAVAEVRAEKGTKGPLFLGKDTHALSEPAFTSTIEVLIANGVQVIIQQDNGFTPTPGISHAILTHNLSNELKADGIVITPSHNPPQDGGIKYNPTHGGPAEAELTQAIEDRANVLIAEGLQGVKRTPITLAKQSELLLETDLVKPYIDDLSNVVDIEAIQKAGLKLGVDPLGGSGIDYWRQIGQAYNLDLTLVSEAIDPSFQFMSLDKDGAIRMDCSSPYAMAGLLALKDDYDLAFGNDPDYDRHGIVTPKGLMNPNHFLAVCIDYLYRHREGWGKDVAVGKTLVSSALIDRVVADLGRELCEVPVGFKWFVDGLYEGTFGFGGEESAGASFLRKDGTPWSTDKDGIILCLLAAEITAVTGKNPQQYYEELAAKHGESEYNRIQAVANTAQKNVLKKLSPDMVSAEMLAGEPITARLTHAPGNGAAIGGLKVTTENGWFAARPSGTEDVYKIYCESFKGKEHLKAIEKEAQEIVNQVFKQAGL; this comes from the coding sequence ATGGCTATTCATCCTCGTGCGGGGCAAAAAGCGTCGCAAGAAGACTTACACAATATTCCAGCGCTAGTTGCTAATTACTTTCTTTTAAAACCAGATGCCAATAATGCAGATCATAAAGTCCAATTTGGTACTTCAGGTCATCGTGGTACAGCAGATAAGTACTCATTTAATGAAGATCATATTCTAGCCATTGCTCAAGCTGTTGCGGAAGTTCGTGCAGAGAAGGGCACCAAAGGCCCGTTATTTTTAGGTAAAGATACCCATGCGTTGTCTGAACCTGCATTCACCAGCACAATTGAAGTACTGATTGCTAATGGCGTTCAAGTCATTATCCAACAAGATAACGGTTTTACACCGACACCTGGTATTTCGCACGCGATTTTGACTCACAACTTGAGTAATGAGCTAAAAGCGGACGGCATTGTGATCACGCCTTCTCATAACCCACCTCAAGATGGTGGGATTAAATACAATCCAACTCACGGTGGTCCTGCAGAAGCTGAATTAACTCAGGCAATTGAAGACCGTGCTAATGTACTGATTGCAGAAGGTTTGCAAGGCGTGAAACGTACGCCGATTACACTGGCAAAGCAATCCGAGCTTTTGCTTGAAACTGATTTGGTGAAACCTTACATCGATGACTTATCAAATGTCGTTGATATCGAGGCAATCCAGAAAGCAGGCCTTAAGTTAGGCGTAGACCCATTAGGGGGCAGCGGTATTGATTACTGGCGCCAGATTGGTCAAGCGTACAACTTAGATTTAACGCTTGTTAGTGAGGCCATTGATCCATCTTTCCAATTCATGTCACTAGACAAAGATGGTGCTATTCGTATGGATTGCTCATCGCCGTATGCGATGGCTGGTTTGTTAGCACTTAAAGACGACTATGACTTAGCGTTTGGTAATGATCCGGATTACGATCGCCACGGAATCGTGACACCAAAGGGTTTGATGAACCCAAATCACTTCTTAGCCGTGTGTATCGATTACTTGTACCGCCATCGTGAAGGTTGGGGTAAAGATGTGGCTGTTGGTAAAACACTGGTATCAAGTGCGCTCATTGACCGCGTTGTTGCTGATTTAGGTCGTGAACTATGCGAAGTACCCGTTGGCTTTAAATGGTTTGTTGACGGCTTATATGAAGGCACATTTGGTTTTGGTGGTGAAGAAAGCGCAGGTGCTTCTTTCCTTCGTAAAGACGGGACGCCTTGGTCTACAGACAAAGACGGTATCATCTTATGTCTATTAGCCGCAGAAATTACCGCAGTGACGGGTAAGAATCCTCAGCAATATTACGAAGAATTGGCGGCAAAACACGGTGAATCTGAATATAACCGTATTCAGGCTGTGGCAAATACTGCGCAAAAGAACGTCTTGAAAAAGCTTTCACCAGATATGGTGTCAGCGGAAATGCTAGCGGGTGAACCAATCACGGCTCGCTTGACTCACGCTCCTGGTAATGGTGCGGCAATTGGTGGCCTTAAGGTGACCACTGAGAACGGCTGGTTCGCTGCTCGTCCATCGGGTACGGAAGATGTTTACAAAATTTATTGTGAGAGCTTTAAAGGTAAAGAGCACCTAAAAGCGATTGAGAAAGAAGCTCAAGAAATTGTAAATCAAGTCTTTAAGCAAGCCGGATTATAA
- the sucA gene encoding 2-oxoglutarate dehydrogenase E1 component codes for MHNGVMKAWLESSHLAGANATYVEDLYELYLSDPDLVSEEWKRVFEGLPTHPEDVVEQPHSRVRDYFRRLAKETKHYNVQVSDPDVDAKQVKVLQLINAYRFRGHQAANLDPLGIWKRDPVADLDPAFHNLNEEDFEETFNVGSFAIGQETMVLKDLHKALQQTYCGSIGAEYMHMTNTEQKRWIQQRLESVSGQPSFNREEKQTFLDELTAAEGLERYLGAKFPGAKRFSLEGGDALIPMTKEMIRHAGSQGMREVVVGMAHRGRLNMLVNVLGKKPQDLFDEFAGKHDDTWGTGDVKYHQGFSADFATPGNDVHLVLAFNPSHLEIVNPVVIGSVRARQDRLGDKDGNSVLPITIHGDSAIAGQGVVQETFNMSQTRGFQVGGTVRIVINNQVGFTTSNPRDTRSTMYCTDIAKMVQAPIFHVNADDPEAVAFVARIALDYRNTFKRDVVVELVCYRRHGHNEADEPSATQPLMYQKIKKHPTPRKLYADVLIDRGEFDIETATQLVNEYRDALDHGEVVVKEWRPMRLHSVDWSPYLDHDWDDAWENEYDIDRLKELGQRICQYPESHKLQSRVQKLYNDRVAMMNGEKAVDWGMAETLAYATLVDDGKRIRISGQDSGRGTFFHRHAVLHNQSDASTYVPLTNIHDKQGPFQVYDSVLSEAAVLAFEYGYATTEPGGLTLWEAQFGDFANGAQVVIDQFISSGEQKWARLCGLTMLLPHGYEGQGPEHSSARLERYLQLCAEQNMQVVVPSTPAQVYHMLRRQVVRPMRRPLIVMSPKSLLRHPLCTSTLEDLSQGTFLPAIPEVDELDAAKVKRVVFCAGKVYYDLLEQRRNNEQDDVAIVRIEQLYPFPKDDVEAAIAQYSNVQDFVWCQEEPQNQGAWYSSQHNFRAAIPAGTDLKYAGRPASASPAVGYMSVHLKQQKALVNDALTLD; via the coding sequence ATGCACAACGGCGTGATGAAGGCATGGCTCGAGTCTTCACACTTGGCTGGCGCCAATGCAACGTACGTAGAGGACCTCTACGAACTGTATCTTAGTGACCCCGACCTGGTAAGTGAGGAGTGGAAACGAGTATTTGAAGGTTTACCTACGCATCCTGAAGATGTAGTGGAGCAGCCTCATTCTCGTGTCCGTGACTACTTCCGTCGATTAGCGAAAGAAACAAAGCATTACAATGTCCAAGTTAGTGATCCTGATGTCGATGCGAAACAAGTAAAAGTTCTACAGCTTATTAATGCTTACCGCTTCCGCGGGCATCAAGCTGCTAATCTAGATCCCCTAGGAATTTGGAAACGCGATCCTGTCGCTGACCTAGATCCTGCCTTTCATAATCTCAATGAAGAAGACTTTGAAGAAACCTTTAATGTAGGTTCTTTTGCTATTGGTCAAGAGACCATGGTGCTAAAAGATCTGCATAAAGCACTTCAACAGACTTATTGTGGCTCTATCGGTGCAGAATACATGCACATGACCAATACAGAACAAAAGCGTTGGATTCAACAGCGTTTGGAGTCGGTATCTGGACAGCCATCATTCAACCGAGAAGAAAAGCAAACTTTCTTAGATGAGCTAACGGCAGCTGAAGGCCTTGAGCGTTATCTTGGTGCGAAATTCCCGGGCGCGAAACGTTTCTCATTGGAAGGTGGTGATGCACTGATTCCAATGACGAAAGAAATGATTCGTCATGCGGGTAGCCAAGGCATGCGTGAAGTTGTCGTGGGCATGGCTCACCGTGGCCGTTTAAACATGTTGGTTAACGTGTTGGGCAAAAAGCCGCAAGATCTCTTTGATGAGTTTGCAGGCAAGCACGATGATACATGGGGAACCGGTGACGTTAAGTACCACCAAGGTTTCTCAGCAGATTTTGCGACACCAGGTAATGATGTTCACCTGGTACTAGCGTTTAACCCTTCACATTTGGAAATCGTAAACCCGGTAGTTATCGGTTCAGTTCGTGCGCGTCAAGATCGTTTAGGCGATAAAGATGGCAACAGCGTTCTTCCTATTACTATTCATGGTGACTCTGCCATCGCTGGCCAAGGCGTGGTACAGGAGACATTCAATATGTCTCAAACCCGAGGTTTCCAAGTTGGCGGTACTGTTCGAATTGTGATTAACAACCAGGTTGGTTTCACTACTTCCAACCCGCGTGATACTCGCTCGACCATGTACTGTACTGATATTGCTAAGATGGTTCAGGCGCCAATTTTCCACGTTAACGCTGACGATCCAGAAGCGGTAGCATTTGTTGCTCGAATTGCTTTGGATTACCGTAATACGTTTAAACGTGATGTGGTGGTCGAGTTGGTTTGTTACCGACGCCATGGACACAACGAAGCTGATGAGCCAAGTGCAACGCAGCCTCTTATGTATCAGAAAATTAAGAAGCACCCTACGCCTCGCAAATTGTACGCGGACGTGTTAATTGACCGAGGCGAGTTCGATATCGAAACCGCTACTCAATTGGTTAATGAATACCGTGATGCGCTTGATCACGGTGAAGTGGTAGTAAAAGAATGGCGTCCTATGCGTCTTCACTCTGTCGATTGGTCTCCATACTTAGATCACGACTGGGATGATGCTTGGGAAAATGAATACGATATTGACCGTCTGAAAGAGCTCGGCCAGCGTATTTGTCAGTACCCAGAAAGCCATAAACTGCAAAGTCGTGTACAAAAACTGTATAACGATCGTGTGGCCATGATGAACGGTGAAAAGGCTGTTGATTGGGGTATGGCAGAAACATTGGCTTACGCAACATTAGTTGATGACGGTAAGCGCATTCGTATTTCAGGCCAAGATTCAGGCCGTGGTACTTTCTTCCACCGTCATGCTGTTCTGCATAATCAATCGGATGCGAGTACCTATGTTCCTCTGACAAACATTCATGATAAACAAGGGCCATTCCAAGTTTATGATTCAGTGTTATCAGAAGCGGCAGTACTGGCATTTGAATATGGTTACGCGACGACAGAGCCTGGAGGCTTAACGCTTTGGGAAGCTCAGTTTGGTGATTTCGCCAACGGTGCCCAAGTAGTTATCGATCAGTTTATTTCATCTGGTGAGCAAAAGTGGGCGCGTTTATGTGGTCTTACTATGCTGCTTCCTCATGGATATGAAGGTCAAGGCCCAGAGCACTCGTCGGCACGTTTAGAGCGCTATTTACAATTGTGTGCTGAACAGAATATGCAGGTTGTTGTTCCATCAACACCGGCTCAGGTTTATCACATGCTCCGTCGTCAAGTTGTGCGTCCAATGCGTCGCCCACTGATTGTAATGTCGCCGAAATCATTGTTACGTCATCCATTGTGTACATCTACGCTTGAAGATTTGTCTCAGGGCACCTTCCTACCAGCTATTCCAGAAGTGGATGAGTTGGATGCAGCTAAAGTGAAACGCGTTGTGTTCTGTGCTGGTAAAGTTTATTACGACCTACTAGAACAACGCCGCAACAATGAACAAGATGATGTTGCTATTGTTCGTATCGAGCAACTATATCCTTTCCCGAAAGATGACGTAGAAGCGGCGATTGCACAATACAGCAATGTTCAAGACTTCGTGTGGTGTCAAGAAGAGCCTCAAAACCAAGGTGCTTGGTATTCAAGTCAACATAACTTCCGTGCAGCTATCCCTGCTGGAACAGACTTGAAATACGCCGGTCGTCCGGCTTCAGCGTCACCTGCGGTTGGCTATATGTCAGTACACTTGAAACAACAGAAAGCGCTGGTTAACGATGCGCTGACTCTAGATTAA
- a CDS encoding Nif3-like dinuclear metal center hexameric protein yields the protein MNNLQLEALLNQKLSPNAIKDYCPNGLQVEGSSEVKRIVTGVTASLALIEKAIELKADALLVHHGYFWKGEPEAIRGMKGRRIRSLIKNDINLYGYHLPLDIHPELGNNAQLAKQLGIKVEGGLEGHDQSVALFGSFNTPVSALDLSKRICDAYGREPLHISPDASEEVIRTVGWCTGGGQDYIDLAAKHGLDAFISGEISERTTYSAREQGIHYFSAGHHATERDGVKALGEWLAAEHGLDVTFVDINNPV from the coding sequence ATGAATAACTTACAACTAGAAGCTTTGTTAAACCAAAAACTCTCCCCTAATGCAATTAAAGACTATTGTCCAAACGGCTTGCAAGTCGAGGGCAGTAGTGAAGTAAAGCGAATCGTTACTGGCGTTACGGCATCTTTAGCTTTGATTGAAAAAGCCATCGAATTGAAGGCGGACGCGCTGTTAGTTCATCATGGCTATTTTTGGAAAGGTGAACCAGAAGCTATTCGCGGTATGAAAGGACGTCGTATTCGAAGCCTAATTAAAAATGACATTAATCTCTATGGCTATCATCTACCGCTCGATATTCATCCGGAACTTGGTAACAATGCCCAGTTAGCAAAACAACTGGGTATTAAAGTTGAGGGTGGATTAGAAGGACATGATCAATCCGTTGCTCTATTTGGCTCATTTAATACGCCTGTAAGCGCACTAGACCTGTCTAAACGTATATGTGATGCCTATGGGAGAGAGCCGTTGCATATCTCTCCTGATGCTTCAGAGGAAGTAATAAGGACGGTCGGTTGGTGTACGGGAGGCGGTCAAGACTATATTGACCTCGCAGCAAAACACGGTTTGGATGCGTTTATTTCAGGTGAAATATCAGAAAGAACAACCTATTCGGCTCGTGAGCAGGGTATTCATTATTTTTCCGCAGGGCATCATGCGACTGAACGAGATGGCGTTAAGGCGTTAGGGGAATGGTTAGCGGCCGAACATGGGTTAGATGTAACGTTTGTAGACATCAATAATCCAGTTTAA
- the sdhD gene encoding succinate dehydrogenase, hydrophobic membrane anchor protein: MVKNISSFGRNGVHDFLLIRASAIVLTLYTFYIVGFCAFNDITYHSWTAFFAGTFTKVFTMVSLVCVLIHAWIGLWQVLTDYIKPAALRGGLQLAIVVVLFGYFFSGLFVLWGA; this comes from the coding sequence ATGGTAAAGAATATTTCATCCTTCGGACGTAATGGCGTACACGATTTCTTACTTATTCGTGCGAGTGCCATCGTTCTTACGCTTTATACCTTTTATATTGTGGGCTTCTGTGCCTTTAACGATATTACCTACCACTCTTGGACTGCTTTTTTTGCTGGCACGTTTACCAAGGTGTTTACCATGGTTTCACTTGTGTGTGTGCTAATTCACGCATGGATTGGACTATGGCAGGTATTGACTGACTACATTAAACCTGCGGCTCTCCGCGGTGGATTACAGTTGGCGATTGTCGTTGTATTGTTTGGCTACTTTTTCTCTGGCCTATTTGTATTGTGGGGTGCGTAA
- a CDS encoding citrate synthase, with the protein MTDKKATLHIEGLAPIEFPIMDGTLGPEVIDVRKLGSNGYFTFDPGFLATASCESQITYIDGAKGVLLHRGYPIDQLANNADYLEVCYILLNGEAPDRQQYQEFKEIVTRHTMVHEQIASFFHGFRRDAHPMAIMCGVVGALAAFYHDSLDINNDSHREIAAYRLLSKMPTLAAMCYKYSIGQPFIYPRNELSYAENFLYMMFANPCEEYTVNPVVARAMDKIFTLHADHEQNASTSTVRLAGSSGANPFACIAAGIASLWGPAHGGANEACLRMLEEIGSVDNIEEYVAKAKDKDDPFRLMGFGHRVYKNYDPRATVMREACHEVLKELSIQDPLLDVAMELERIALSDEYFVEKKLYPNVDFYSGIILKAIGIPVSMFTVIFAMSRTIGWIAHWNEMHSDPDNRIGRPRQLYKGEKMRDFQPLHERE; encoded by the coding sequence ATGACGGATAAGAAAGCGACCCTTCACATCGAAGGTTTAGCCCCAATCGAATTCCCAATAATGGACGGTACACTGGGTCCTGAAGTCATTGATGTTCGTAAATTGGGTTCCAACGGTTACTTTACATTTGACCCTGGTTTTCTTGCCACTGCATCTTGTGAGTCTCAAATCACTTATATTGATGGTGCAAAAGGCGTACTGCTTCACCGTGGCTACCCAATTGATCAGCTTGCCAACAATGCGGATTACTTAGAAGTTTGTTATATCCTATTGAATGGCGAAGCACCTGATCGTCAGCAATATCAAGAGTTTAAAGAAATCGTAACTCGTCACACTATGGTTCACGAACAAATTGCCAGCTTCTTCCATGGCTTCCGACGTGACGCCCACCCAATGGCAATCATGTGTGGTGTAGTAGGCGCTTTGGCTGCGTTCTATCACGACTCTTTAGATATCAACAACGACTCTCACCGAGAGATCGCTGCATATCGCTTGTTATCAAAAATGCCAACGCTGGCTGCGATGTGTTACAAATACTCTATTGGCCAACCGTTTATCTACCCACGTAACGAATTGAGCTACGCGGAAAACTTCCTATACATGATGTTTGCTAACCCATGTGAGGAATACACAGTAAATCCGGTTGTTGCTCGCGCAATGGATAAGATTTTCACCCTTCATGCTGATCACGAACAAAACGCTTCTACGTCTACTGTTCGTTTGGCTGGTTCATCTGGTGCTAACCCGTTTGCTTGTATCGCGGCTGGTATCGCCTCTCTTTGGGGGCCTGCTCACGGTGGTGCCAACGAAGCATGTTTACGTATGCTTGAAGAGATTGGTTCTGTTGACAACATTGAAGAATACGTAGCAAAAGCAAAAGACAAAGATGACCCGTTCCGCTTAATGGGCTTTGGTCACCGTGTCTACAAAAACTACGATCCACGTGCAACTGTAATGCGTGAAGCATGTCATGAAGTGCTCAAGGAATTAAGCATCCAAGATCCACTGCTCGACGTAGCTATGGAACTTGAACGTATTGCCCTGTCTGATGAGTACTTTGTTGAGAAGAAACTTTACCCTAACGTAGATTTCTATTCTGGCATTATCTTGAAGGCAATTGGTATTCCAGTATCAATGTTTACCGTGATCTTCGCGATGTCTCGTACTATCGGCTGGATTGCTCATTGGAACGAGATGCACTCAGATCCAGACAACCGTATCGGTCGTCCTCGCCAACTTTACAAAGGCGAAAAAATGCGTGACTTCCAACCTCTTCATGAGCGCGAATAG